The DNA segment ATTTTGATAATACGTGATCTTTCTTTATACAATGCCATAGTAAGCTCTGTCGATAAAAGCATGTCTTGTTCGAACAACTCAGCTAATTGATGGGATGTTTCTCGATCATAAATAAAAGCGTTTACTTCGAAATTCAATTTAAAACTTCGTAAATCAATATTTGCGGTTCCAACAGTTGATGCTTCATCATCTACTACAACCATCTTCGTATGTAGGAAGCCATTTTCATAAATATAGACTTTTGCACCAGCTTTGAGAAGGTTACCCACATAAGAATAAGTAGCCCAGTAAACAAACATATGATCAGGTTTATTTGGAATCATAATACGCACGTCAATTCCTGATAAGCAAGCTATGCGAAGGGAATCCATAAAGCTAGCATCCGGAATAAAATAGGGTGTTTGAATATATATATATTTTTTGGCCATGTTAATTAGTTTTAAATAACCATTTTTTATTTGTTCCCATTCAGAATCTGGACCACTTGAAACAATTTGTATACCAACAGAACCTTTTAGAGGAATAGCAGGGAAATAACGATCAGAGTATTCAATTTCATAATCCTTTGAAGCTTGATTCCAATCTAAAATAAATCGTGTTTGAAGGGGGTGGACTGCACTTCCTTCTAAGCGTAAATGTGTATCACGCCAATAACCAAATTTTTGATCCAATCCTAAATATTCATCTCCTACGTTAAACCCACCTATATAACCAATGCGTCCATCTACAACGACGATTTTACGGTGATTACGGAAATTTAATCGTGGATTCACAAGAGGCATGATCGAAGGGAAAAACGTTTCTACGTCTCCCCCAGAGTCGGTCAGTTCTTGAAAATCGTTCTTTTTCACACCTCGTGAACCCATATCATCAAAGAGTAAACGAACTTTAACACCTTGTTTGGCTTTTCTAACTAAGACATCATAAATACGAGTACCAAGTCTATCTAATCGAAAAATGTAGTATTGGATATGAATATGATCTTTCGCACGATCCAAATCTTCTAGTAAAGCCGAAAATTTCTTTTCACCGTCATTAAAAATGGTCACGGCATTATCTTGAGTTAATACAGCGTGATTGTTACGTAAATGCATGTAGATCATATCTTTATACACGAGGGAGTCGGAAAGTCGAAATTCAAAAGTGCCAGCTTCAATTGCTTCTATTTGATAATCTATTAAGTTATCTATGCCAATTTGGCTCCGACCTTCCCAACGAAATAAATGTTTCTGACGTAACTGTCGACCTAAAAGCAAGTAAACAATAAATCCAATCACTGGGATGAAAAATAGTATCATTAACCAAGCCCATGTTGCAGAAGCATCTCGACGTTCTAAAAATATTAAAAAAATGGCTAAAAATATATTTAATATTATAATTGAAGAAAATCCGAAACTAAGTAAATTTTCAAACATTTAGTCCCTCCTGTATTACGTAACGTCGTTTAATTGTAAATAAGTATAGCTTACAGAAACCTAATAAAGAAGGGAATTAAGTTTCCTATATATTTGATTGTTTTTCCTGTTAGTAGTTTACCTATTTTTTTGTAAGCTCAAACAGATGCTTTGTGAGAGAATGGAACTAAAGCAAAACAAGGTATGTACTAGTTAATAAATGATTGTGGGTGCAAATATGTATTGGTGCAAAATTGCAAGGAGTGAACGTGAATATGCTGACATTGCGAAATTGAACTACGAGACATTTGTAGAAGAAATTCCTCAGCATGAAAAAGATGAAACAGGTAGACGTACGGATGCTTTTCATCAAGAAAATACCTATTTAATAGTCTTGAAGGAGCATCAACTGGTAGGTATGATTGCACTTCGAGACACACGACCTTTTTCGCTAGACCGTAAAATAGGGCCAGTAGAAAAAGTTCTGCCTATTGAAGCATTAACTGGAAAGTTGTGCGAGATACGATTGCTGTCAGTACGAAAAGAACATCGCAATGGGCGTGTCTTTTTTATGTTAGCACGTGCATTAGCAGACTACGCGTACGAAAAGGGATACGGAGCAGCCGTTATTTCTGGGACTGTGCGTGAATTAAAACTGTATAGTCAACTTGGATTTCAAGCGTTTGCAGAACCTGTTGGAAGTGAGGAAGCCGCTTTTATTCCGATGTTTTTGACAAAAGAACGTTATGAACAATCAATAGCTGCGCGTTTTCAACATAAAAGACATACCTTTTATCCTGGTCCGAATGAATTGAGTTCAGAACTTAAAAAACCATTTCAGCGGTCTCCTATATCCCATAGGTCTTATGAGTTTACTGAACGTTTCAAACGTGTGCAGACTCAGCTATTAAAGTTGACAGGCGCATCACAAGTCCATTTGTTAGCGGGGAGCGGGACACTTGCAAATGAAGCAATGATTGCTCAAATTAGCCGACTTCCTGACAAAGGGCTGGTGTTGATCAATGGTGCATTTGGGGAACGCCTTAGAAGACAAGCATTAAAGTGGAACTTGGAATATGAAACGCTAGAAGTAGAGTGGGGCAATCCTTTCATAGTTTCCGATTTGAAACGAGTACTACAGTCAGGTTTATACGGATGGGTTTTACTAGCACATGGAGAAACATCGACGGGTATGCTAAATAATGTTGAAGACATTCTAGGACTTTGTAAAGAACAGAAAATTCAAGTTTGCATGGATTGTGTGAGTTCATTTGGTGCAGTTCCAATCAATTTAAAAGAGGTTTACTTAGCAACTGGTGTCAGTGGGAAAGCGATTGGCACGATGTCGGGTTTCGCTATGGTTTTTTCAAATCATCTCATCGACGTATCGCCCTCAATTCCTATGTATATTGATTTAGGCTGCTATGCGAATGGGGAAATACCGTACACGTATTCATCTCAATTGTTGGAAAGTGTAGAAATTGCATTAAAAGCTTACGATAACAACGCACGATATAACGTTTTAAATGAACGCTACGACAAGCTTTTACTCGCTGAACAAAATGGCGAGTTTGAATTTTTAACCAAGCAAAGTTACCCAATGATCGTCACGTTAAAAGTACCTCCAGTAAATAAGCATATGGCGAAAGACGCTAGACTTTCTGGATTTGATTTACATGATCAAAGTGCTTATTTGAAAGCAAGACAATGGGTTCAACTGTCACTTATCCAGCCTGAGTTTGAAGAGTCATTTGAAAAATTCCGCTTATGGCTAAGGAATTATGTAGAATATGAAAAGCAGTGAACTCAAATTGAGTCACTGCTTTTTTGAATTTGTTCAAGGGTTTGATTAATAAACAACTTATAAGGGGAGTCCGGCATTGATGAAATTAATACGGATCCTACTTTAGCTTCACGGAGTGCCTCGTCGATTTCTCCGAGACGTGAATAACAAAGCGCTCGGTAGGCATGAACCTCATAAGATATCGATAAATCGTAGGGGTGATGGAGATAAGAAGGAACGATGTAATCTTCAAGTAGTGCCAAGGCTTCTTTTACTGAACCCAACCCAAATAGAGCTTTACCTTTTTCCAAGAGATATTGATTCCTGACGTCTTTTTTAATTTTTTCACTGTCAACTTCAATTGATAGTTCTAAGAAAAGCTCTGCACTCTCGAATGCTTTTTGGTAATCATGTAAAAAAGAATTATAAAAGTGAGCATCTAACATAGCCGCAATGGAGAGGGATGATTTATTTTCTGCAAACTCACCATACTGTCTGATCTTTTGTAAATAGTAAACTCGGTCCTCTTCATTTTCATTAATAATACTTTGATAACAAGCTAAACGATACAAGTCATCAATCCGATAAAAAATACGTTCTTCCTTAGAAAACTGCATAGCTTCATTCATTTTTAATCGTGTTAGTTCATTATTACCAACGGCCGAATACAAAATCAATTCCGCATACATATAGTCCAGAGTGGTCATTGCATCTAGTTTAATAGTAGGTGAACTAAAACGAGCATGTTCTTCTAATACAATGGCTAATGCTTCATCATATCTATGTTGATTATATAAAATCATACCTTTAAATAACGCAAGAGAAGCACTTTGATTATATAAATGTAATTGTTCATAAAGTTCCATTGCCTGGTTATAGTGAACTTCCCAGCCATCAAGATATAAATGGTGACTGCACCTACTATATATCTCGAGTAAACGAGCAGATTCATAACTAAGAGTTAGTTTGTCTACAATTGGGCTGATGAGATCAATTATTTGTTTATATTCATTGGTTAATTCAGAGAATTCAACTTTGTAGAGTTTCTCCACTCTTTCTAACACATTTCTTTTCTCCGCTTGGCTGACATCTTCCATTAACTCCGAGGATTCAACACCTAATTGTTGTGCGATATAAGATAAACTTTCCATAGAAGGCTTCGCCTTTCCATTTTCAATTAAACTTAACATGCCTTTTGTTAGTTTTTTTCCGGCTAGTGCTTCTAATGTCAGTTTTTGTTCTTTTCGCAAATGTTTTATGCGTAGTCCGATTGAATCCATTTAATAACGCTCCTTTTCTAATTAGTTTAATTATATTAAACTTTTACTTGCAAGGGAAGTTTGTCTGTGATATTATTTGTTTAATTAAATTAAACAATAGGGGATTGATCAAATGGATGCAACATTAAAATTAAAAAAAGCAACACAGCATTTATGGACATTTACTATCAGTAAATTGATTTCCACGTTCGGTGCCAGTGTCTACACGTTCGGTATAAGTTTCTATATTTTATCGTTTACCGGTTCTGCGACTAGTTTTGCGACTAATCTAATTTGCAGCATCTTGCCCCGTACAATTATCGGACCTTTTGCTGGGTATGCTGCAGATAAATACTCTAAAAAAATGATTGTCATACTTGCCCAGATAGTAAGTATACTCGCGATGGGCGGATTAGTGATTGTTACGTTGACTTCGGGAATCACATTGACAGCGATATACGTTACAACTGTCATACTGTCAATCACTTCTTCTTTTTCTGGAGTGACCTTTACTTCAGCCATTTCTAATTTGATTGATGAAGATCGTATTCAAAAAGCGATGTCTTATAACCAAATGTCGGTTTCGATTGCCACAATTGGAGGACCCGCAGCTGGGGGCTTGATGTATGGCTTAGTGTCACTTGAGGCTTTCTTGTTAGTTCACCTCTTTGCTTATGTCCTTGCAGTTGGGCTAGAAGCCACTATGAATTTCAGATTGTATACGAAACTAATCGAAAAGACAGTTACTGAAGTAAAGGAATCTATGCTTCAGAATATGAAAGCCGGAATTACGTATATAAGGAAGCATCAAATCCTGTCTATTGTTATTTGGGTTTCGCTGCTATTGAATTTCTTATTTGCGGCATTCCAAGTTGGTTTTGCGTTCATGCTTATTGATAAACTTGAAATTAAATCGGCACATTTTGGTTTTACTGAAGGAGCTTTTTCAGTTGGCATGCTCCTGATGTCCTTTCTTTTATCGATACGAAAGCAATTCCGTTTCCCTTTGCAAATATCTAAATGGAGTTTGATCGCTAATAGCATTCTATTTAGTGCAACTACTATTCCGTTATTTGTTCCGATGTCCTATAACATTATGGTAGGCTTTTATTTAACGTTAATGTTGCTATTAGGTTTAACTATTATTTTAATAAACACTCCAATGCTTGTGCTTTTTCAACAAACAATTGATGAAGCATTCAAAGGACGCGTTTTTGGATTTCTCGAGACTATTTCAATGGGGTTAATGCCACTGGGTATGGTGTTGTTCGGCTTTCTATTTGATGCATTCTCACCACAGTGGATCATGTTAACATGTGGCCTCTTGTTACTAGCCACCGTTCTTTATTTCTTACGTCCGTCCATTATTCGCAAAGCACATCCAGAGATTGTAGAAAAATCTCCCGAAACAAATAGTGTATCACCTGCAGTTTTACCCGAGTAAGAAAAACCGGGCAAAGTGCGCCCGGTCCTTAATAGAACAACCTTCTATTTATAACTAGAGATTTCCGTTACAGGCGAACAGGCGAACGCCAAGACTCCTCGTCGCTTGAAAACCGGTGATCCTGCATCGCTTCGCTAGCTTCGTCGCAAACGAATTGAGAAAATTGCTTTTGCTCAATTCGCTTCCTGCGGTGTTTCGTCTGTCTCGCTTATCCCACTGGAGTCGTCGCCTTTCACTACAATCATTCACCTTTTAAAAATCAATAGTTATTACAATATGATTTTAATAATAAATATGAATCGTCTTCTAACATGAAAGTACCCATATTTTTAGATAGGATTACTAATCAAGAATATATCATTCTGAACATAATTTATTTCCACTGAAAATTCAAGATGGATCATGCGTAAAGGAAATCACGCAGTCATATTAATCGGTTTAACGAAAGTAACACCAAAGAAATCCGATTTTAAAATGTTAGTCTCATATGCTTGAAAACCCCATGAAAACGGGGTTCTTGGCACTCTATAGTTTTATGATTTCTGATCTTGTAAAAAAATCCAGCCTCTCAGATTATGAGGGAGCTGGATTTTCATTTTTTAACGAATGGTTAGATTTACGGAATAGAATGATGAGGCTAATTGATAAAATAGCGAGCACGCTAGATAATACATAGACCTTGTCTGGTTGAACTGTGAAAATCCATGTGAACAGAAGGGGGCCGATAATCCGTCCCATATTATCCATTGAATACGTCATGCCAGCTGCAGTGCCATACATGCCGCCAGATTCTTTTGTTGTAAGAGACACTAATACCGTTCGTGCAAGGGCATTACCAGCTGTAAAGACGCTCAGTGCAAATCCTGCCCATAGTAAGCTACCAGTAAATAGCATTAACAGTAACCCAATAGCGGTCACAACTTGGGCACCAATAATCCATTTCGTTTCCTGACCATTTTTCACACGTCGAACGATACCGCCTTGTACAATAGCATCCACTAATCCACTTGCCATAAATAAATAGCCAAGTTGAAGGGGAGTAATAGCTATTTTATTGATTTGGAATAATTGAAATGTAGCTTCTAACCCTGCTAATAAAAAAGTCACCATAAACGAAAACAAGAACAAATAACGAATACGGTATAGCCAAAGTGTCTTAGCGCCCTTTGGTACAATAGCGCGTTTTCGAGCGTCAGCTCTAGACTCAGGTTCTTTTAAAATAAGACTCGCATATACCACTAATAGAAGAGTTAATATGGCTGAAACAATAAACGGAAGTTGCAATGTTATGGTACCAAGTAAGCCACCAATCGCAGGGCCGAAGATAAAGCCGAGTCCAATTGACATGCCGAGTAATCCCATATATTTATTGCGTTCTTCTTCAGTAGTCATATCTGCTACAAATCCAGTTACAGCAGTGTACAGTGCGCCAGAAAAAATTCCGCCAACAATTCGTGATACATATAACATAGGAAGTACTTCAATAAAGCTAGCAAAAAGCACAAAACTCATGCTGAAACCTAGCAAACCAATCAGTATTAACTTTTTTCTGCCTGTCCGATCTGATAATGCACCCCATAGTGGAGCAGTAAAGAAAGAAGCTAAAGCATAAATCGTTAATAAACCGCCAACATGAACTTCGCTATACCCTTGTTCTAAGATTACTTCTGGCAAAATGGGAATAATGATTCCAAAACCTAAATATACAAAAAATTGAACAGACATTAATAACAAAATGGCTTTCTTCATTTAAAAAGAACCCGCTTTCTATTCTCAATACGTTTAGTTCATTTTACTCGGAATTACCTATTCAAACAACAACTGATAATAAAAAACCCCGCAGAATTAAAACTGCGGGGTTAATGTACTTATGTAACTGTAAAATTGCCGTGTATTATTGTCCGATTGTGTATCCTTGCTCTTCAATCGTGTTAGTAAATTGCTGAACTTCTGCTACGTCTTTGTTAAATTCAACATTAACTGTACCAGTTTCTAAATGAACATGAACATAATCCACACCTGAAATTGCTGTAACACTATTTTCGATTGCTTTTACACAATGTTCACATGTCATTCCATCCACTTTTATCGTTACACGATCAACCATTATTTAGCCTCCTCCTTAATCATTTTTGCTTACTTTATTTCTACTAAAGGCATCTTTAGTTATATCTGGTTTTTTGAAAACAATAACTAACCAATTAAAACAAAATTCTGTAACCTATTTAAGATTGATTGATTTAAAGGATATTTGGTAATAATATCATATATAAAACACCAGGAATTTTCCCTAATTGCGAGTAGGTAAATGTGCTAGTTCTTTATCTTGGATTATCATTTTTTAGGTGTCATGTAGGATGAAAAACTCCGTACTGTGTAAAATGAATTGAATAAAAACACCCCCAAACTCAATAAAAGTTTGGAGGAATTTATTAAAGGTGCCCTGGTTTTGAAATTTCGTGTAAAGCTTGTGCAGCATCATGAACCGTTTCACTTGGAATTGATAAATCAGCTAAAGCTACAAAACCAATAAGGGAATCATTTTTAATCACCGGTAATCTTCTTATACGATGTTGCGCCATAATTTCAGCTGCTTCTTCAGAAGAAGATTCGGGACCCACCGAAATTACATCCTGTGTC comes from the Paenisporosarcina antarctica genome and includes:
- the cls gene encoding cardiolipin synthase; the protein is MFENLLSFGFSSIIILNIFLAIFLIFLERRDASATWAWLMILFFIPVIGFIVYLLLGRQLRQKHLFRWEGRSQIGIDNLIDYQIEAIEAGTFEFRLSDSLVYKDMIYMHLRNNHAVLTQDNAVTIFNDGEKKFSALLEDLDRAKDHIHIQYYIFRLDRLGTRIYDVLVRKAKQGVKVRLLFDDMGSRGVKKNDFQELTDSGGDVETFFPSIMPLVNPRLNFRNHRKIVVVDGRIGYIGGFNVGDEYLGLDQKFGYWRDTHLRLEGSAVHPLQTRFILDWNQASKDYEIEYSDRYFPAIPLKGSVGIQIVSSGPDSEWEQIKNGYLKLINMAKKYIYIQTPYFIPDASFMDSLRIACLSGIDVRIMIPNKPDHMFVYWATYSYVGNLLKAGAKVYIYENGFLHTKMVVVDDEASTVGTANIDLRSFKLNFEVNAFIYDRETSHQLAELFEQDMLLSTELTMALYKERSRIIKMKESLSRLLSPVL
- a CDS encoding GNAT family N-acetyltransferase, producing MIVGANMYWCKIARSEREYADIAKLNYETFVEEIPQHEKDETGRRTDAFHQENTYLIVLKEHQLVGMIALRDTRPFSLDRKIGPVEKVLPIEALTGKLCEIRLLSVRKEHRNGRVFFMLARALADYAYEKGYGAAVISGTVRELKLYSQLGFQAFAEPVGSEEAAFIPMFLTKERYEQSIAARFQHKRHTFYPGPNELSSELKKPFQRSPISHRSYEFTERFKRVQTQLLKLTGASQVHLLAGSGTLANEAMIAQISRLPDKGLVLINGAFGERLRRQALKWNLEYETLEVEWGNPFIVSDLKRVLQSGLYGWVLLAHGETSTGMLNNVEDILGLCKEQKIQVCMDCVSSFGAVPINLKEVYLATGVSGKAIGTMSGFAMVFSNHLIDVSPSIPMYIDLGCYANGEIPYTYSSQLLESVEIALKAYDNNARYNVLNERYDKLLLAEQNGEFEFLTKQSYPMIVTLKVPPVNKHMAKDARLSGFDLHDQSAYLKARQWVQLSLIQPEFEESFEKFRLWLRNYVEYEKQ
- a CDS encoding helix-turn-helix domain-containing protein → MDSIGLRIKHLRKEQKLTLEALAGKKLTKGMLSLIENGKAKPSMESLSYIAQQLGVESSELMEDVSQAEKRNVLERVEKLYKVEFSELTNEYKQIIDLISPIVDKLTLSYESARLLEIYSRCSHHLYLDGWEVHYNQAMELYEQLHLYNQSASLALFKGMILYNQHRYDEALAIVLEEHARFSSPTIKLDAMTTLDYMYAELILYSAVGNNELTRLKMNEAMQFSKEERIFYRIDDLYRLACYQSIINENEEDRVYYLQKIRQYGEFAENKSSLSIAAMLDAHFYNSFLHDYQKAFESAELFLELSIEVDSEKIKKDVRNQYLLEKGKALFGLGSVKEALALLEDYIVPSYLHHPYDLSISYEVHAYRALCYSRLGEIDEALREAKVGSVLISSMPDSPYKLFINQTLEQIQKSSDSI
- a CDS encoding MFS transporter — its product is MDATLKLKKATQHLWTFTISKLISTFGASVYTFGISFYILSFTGSATSFATNLICSILPRTIIGPFAGYAADKYSKKMIVILAQIVSILAMGGLVIVTLTSGITLTAIYVTTVILSITSSFSGVTFTSAISNLIDEDRIQKAMSYNQMSVSIATIGGPAAGGLMYGLVSLEAFLLVHLFAYVLAVGLEATMNFRLYTKLIEKTVTEVKESMLQNMKAGITYIRKHQILSIVIWVSLLLNFLFAAFQVGFAFMLIDKLEIKSAHFGFTEGAFSVGMLLMSFLLSIRKQFRFPLQISKWSLIANSILFSATTIPLFVPMSYNIMVGFYLTLMLLLGLTIILINTPMLVLFQQTIDEAFKGRVFGFLETISMGLMPLGMVLFGFLFDAFSPQWIMLTCGLLLLATVLYFLRPSIIRKAHPEIVEKSPETNSVSPAVLPE
- a CDS encoding MFS transporter yields the protein MKKAILLLMSVQFFVYLGFGIIIPILPEVILEQGYSEVHVGGLLTIYALASFFTAPLWGALSDRTGRKKLILIGLLGFSMSFVLFASFIEVLPMLYVSRIVGGIFSGALYTAVTGFVADMTTEEERNKYMGLLGMSIGLGFIFGPAIGGLLGTITLQLPFIVSAILTLLLVVYASLILKEPESRADARKRAIVPKGAKTLWLYRIRYLFLFSFMVTFLLAGLEATFQLFQINKIAITPLQLGYLFMASGLVDAIVQGGIVRRVKNGQETKWIIGAQVVTAIGLLLMLFTGSLLWAGFALSVFTAGNALARTVLVSLTTKESGGMYGTAAGMTYSMDNMGRIIGPLLFTWIFTVQPDKVYVLSSVLAILSISLIILFRKSNHSLKNENPAPS
- the copZ gene encoding copper chaperone CopZ; its protein translation is MVDRVTIKVDGMTCEHCVKAIENSVTAISGVDYVHVHLETGTVNVEFNKDVAEVQQFTNTIEEQGYTIGQ
- a CDS encoding CBS domain-containing protein; protein product: MKIKDIMSRDIVTCTPTDLISEIAQSMRALDIGCMPVVDGPRIIGMITDRDIVTRSVAEDGQRFVKDVMTQDVISVGPESSSEEAAEIMAQHRIRRLPVIKNDSLIGFVALADLSIPSETVHDAAQALHEISKPGHL